The following are encoded in a window of Penaeus vannamei isolate JL-2024 chromosome 17, ASM4276789v1, whole genome shotgun sequence genomic DNA:
- the LOC113804190 gene encoding protein phosphatase 1 regulatory subunit 42, with product MVGVNVETLWAWLGDKRRRTQKILERTAPRTIEPPVLPPDELLQPGFEGEEEKDDRQEGGITEALKLKMKENDEDKEGKENEEEEEEARRKEMEALLARVTHLHLERKGITHIEDVGVCPAARVAFLQHNHLTRLANLRPLRLLQELYLQDNHITRLEGLKELPSLRRLLVGGNRVGVVEGLPHGLQELHIQEQRLPPGDALVLDPHALAAVQDTLLLLDVSGNRMTELGPVGLLNNLKVLRAGDNDLRTLSHLTAVIGRLRHLQEAHFVGNPVTAHRRYRPALILASQPKLENLDGRDVSSYSRDFLVQANRHRQALRQEKEARPPSPPEASQEAVKPDAHLLFTSASHSANASECATGPMFVLGALRRPEFDLILSRAQRRAKALEREAAATSPGSELEDWSVLDEDRFFASNGGAPEGGRRGDEDDDAHWSGGSRVRGGAPLEKNVWFPAGDASPPEELPRLVPRPYWRNKPPAPRVHFPGKS from the exons ATGGTGGGCGTGAACGTTGAGACGCTATGGGCGTGGCTTGGCGATAAGCGGCGGAGGACTCAGAAAATATTGGAAAG aacaGCCCCCAGGACCATCGAGCCCCCAGTCCTCCCTCCCGACGAACTCCTCCAACCTGGCttcgagggcgaggaggagaaggacgaccgGCAGGAAGGAGGAATCACGGAGGCCCTCAAGCTCAAGATGAAGGAGAACGACGAagacaaggaaggaaaggagaacgaagaggaggaggaggaggcaaggagaaaagagatggaagcGCTGCTGGCCAGGGTGACCCATCTGCACCTCGAGAGGAAAGGAATCACACAtatt GAGGATGTTGGTGTTTGTCCTGCAGCTCGAGTGGCCTTCCTGCAGCACAATCACCTTACGCGCTTGGCTAATCTCCGCCCGCTTAGGCTCCTGCAGGAGTTGTATCTGCAGGATAATCATATCACCAG ACTGGAAGGCCTTAAGGAGCTGCCTAGTCTACGGCGCCTGCTGGTGGGCGGCAATCGGGTGGGCGTCGTGGAGGGGCTGCCGCACGGCCTTCAAGAGCTGCACATCCAGGAGCAACGTCTGCCTCCCGGAGACGCCCTTGTCCTCGATCCACACGCCCTTGCGGCTGTTCAG gaCACACTTCTACTACTGGATGTGTCTGGGAACAGGATGACGGAATTGGGACCGGTCGGACTTCTAAACAActtgaaa gtCTTGCGCGCTGGTGACAACGACCTCCGAACTCTAAGCCACCTCACAGCGGTCATAGGCCGGCTGCGCCACCTTCAGGAGGCTCACTTCGTCGGGAATCCTGTCACGGCGCACCGTCGGTATCGGCCTGCCCTCATCCTGGCAAGTCAACCGAAACTCG AAAACTTGGACGGGCGTGATGTGTCATCATACTCCAGGGATTTCCTAGTTCAGGCGAACCGACACCGGCAGGCGTTAAG GCAGGAGAAGGAAGCCCGCCCTCCAAGCCCGCCCGAGGCCAGCCAGGAAGCGGTCAAGCCAGACGCCCACCTGCTCTTCACGTCCGCGTCTCACTCGGCCAACGCCT CCGAGTGCGCGACGGGCCCCATGTTCGTCCTCGGCGCCCTGCGACGCCCGGAGTTCGACCTCATCCTCAGCCGCGCCCAGAGGAGAGCCAAGGCGCTCGAGAGGGAGGCCGCGGCGACGTCCCCGGGGTCCGAGCTCGAGGACTGGTCGGTGCTGGACGAGGACAGGTTCTTCGCGTCCAACGGGGGGGCTCCTGAAGGGGGGAGGCGCggggacgaggacgacgacgccCACTGGTCCGGGGGCTCGAGGGTCAGAGGGGGGGCGCCGCTCGAGAAGAACGTCTGGTTCCCCGCGGGCGACGCCTCCCCGCCGGAGGAGCTGCCGCGCCTCGTCCCGCGCCCCTACTGGAGGAACAAGCCGCCCGCGCCCAGGGTCCACTTCCCGGGCAAGTCGTAG